One Micromonospora sp. FIMYZ51 genomic window carries:
- a CDS encoding RICIN domain-containing protein — protein MTVLALVKRPLARRLAALAAAAVALPAAAVAVAVAPAAAATVDTSAHYVFVNRNSGKAMDLWNWSTADGGEIRQFTRADGNNQQFQFVDVGNGYYQLRNRHSGKVVTIPNSNDGVQVTQVTASGDTKQHWRLVDSANGDVRFVNRHSNKALEVWQWSTADGGVVSQYADLDGANQRWQMIKMGGGTTPPPNPTPQTGLVGWATQNGGTSGGGNAGTTTVTSASALTSALNSTSAAVIRVSGTINCSGMLRVRSNKTILGNAGATIVGCGFTINGDRNVIIRNLTFRNWGDDAINVEQSATNIWIDHNTFSSGYDGAVDIKRGSDFITVSWNRVFSHDKTMLLGHSDDNASQDVGRLRVSYHHNWFDGSNQRNPRVRFGNPVHVYNNFYSNVRGYGVASTMNAGVLVEGNYFENTPDPFHRGEGDSGPGALVARNNHFVNSGSGQSGGSVAGIPYSYTLDTPSNVKSIVTGGAGAGRISV, from the coding sequence ATGACCGTGCTTGCACTCGTCAAGCGGCCCCTGGCGCGGCGGCTCGCGGCACTGGCCGCAGCGGCCGTCGCACTGCCCGCGGCGGCCGTGGCGGTGGCCGTCGCCCCGGCGGCGGCGGCCACCGTCGACACCAGCGCCCACTACGTGTTCGTGAACCGCAACAGCGGCAAGGCGATGGACCTGTGGAACTGGTCCACCGCCGACGGCGGCGAGATCCGGCAGTTCACCCGGGCCGACGGCAACAACCAGCAGTTCCAGTTCGTCGACGTGGGCAACGGCTACTACCAGTTGCGCAACCGGCACTCCGGCAAGGTCGTCACCATTCCCAACTCGAACGACGGCGTGCAGGTCACCCAGGTCACCGCGAGCGGCGACACCAAGCAGCACTGGCGGCTCGTGGATTCCGCAAACGGCGACGTCCGGTTCGTCAACCGGCACAGCAACAAGGCCCTTGAGGTGTGGCAGTGGTCCACCGCCGACGGCGGCGTGGTCTCGCAGTACGCCGACCTCGACGGTGCCAACCAGCGGTGGCAGATGATCAAGATGGGCGGCGGCACCACTCCCCCGCCCAACCCGACGCCGCAGACCGGGCTGGTCGGCTGGGCCACCCAGAACGGCGGCACCAGCGGCGGCGGCAACGCCGGCACCACCACGGTCACCAGCGCCTCGGCGCTCACCAGCGCGCTCAACTCCACAAGCGCGGCGGTGATCCGGGTCTCCGGCACCATCAACTGCTCGGGGATGCTGCGCGTACGCTCCAACAAGACGATCCTCGGCAACGCGGGCGCGACAATCGTCGGCTGCGGCTTCACCATCAACGGCGACCGCAACGTGATCATCCGTAACCTGACGTTCCGGAACTGGGGCGACGACGCGATCAACGTGGAGCAGTCGGCGACAAACATCTGGATCGACCACAACACCTTCAGCAGCGGCTACGACGGCGCGGTCGACATCAAGCGCGGCTCCGACTTCATCACGGTCTCCTGGAACCGGGTGTTCAGCCACGACAAGACGATGCTGCTCGGGCACAGCGACGACAACGCCAGCCAGGACGTCGGCCGACTGCGGGTCTCCTACCACCACAACTGGTTCGACGGCAGCAACCAGCGCAACCCGCGGGTCCGCTTCGGCAACCCGGTGCACGTCTACAACAACTTCTACAGCAACGTGCGCGGCTACGGCGTGGCGTCCACGATGAACGCCGGCGTGCTGGTCGAGGGCAACTACTTCGAGAACACCCCCGACCCGTTCCACCGGGGTGAGGGCGACTCCGGCCCGGGTGCCCTGGTGGCCCGCAACAACCACTTCGTCAACTCGGGCAGCGGGCAGTCGGGCGGCAGCGTGGCCGGCATCCCGTACTCGTACACCCTGGACACCCCGAGCAACGTCAAGTCGATCGTGACGGGCGGTGCCGGCGCGGGCCGGATCTCGGTCTGA
- the miaA gene encoding tRNA (adenosine(37)-N6)-dimethylallyltransferase MiaA — MTAPGPVVAVVGPTAAGKSALSIALAQALGGEVVNADSMQLYRGMDIGTAKLTPAERAGVPHHLLDIWPVTEPASVAEYQRLARAAVDDIRARGRVPLLVGGSGLYVRAVLEQFEFPGTDPAVRARLEGELAALGPAPLHARLRAADPVAAESILPGNGRRIVRALEVIELTGGPFTAALPQPTPHYPAVQIGVDLDTALLDERIATRVDRMWADGLVAETRELVGHGLPEGRTASRALGYQQVLRFLAGELTEEQAYDETIRATRRFVRRQRSWFRRDPRVHWLDSADPGLVEAALRILGDAAR; from the coding sequence GTGACCGCCCCCGGTCCGGTGGTCGCCGTGGTCGGGCCGACCGCGGCCGGCAAGTCGGCCCTGAGCATCGCCCTGGCCCAGGCGCTCGGCGGCGAGGTGGTCAACGCCGACTCGATGCAGCTCTACCGGGGGATGGACATCGGTACCGCCAAGCTCACCCCCGCCGAGCGGGCCGGGGTGCCGCACCACCTGCTCGACATCTGGCCGGTCACCGAGCCGGCCAGCGTGGCGGAGTATCAGCGGCTGGCCCGGGCGGCGGTGGACGACATCCGGGCCCGGGGGCGGGTGCCGCTGCTGGTCGGCGGGTCCGGCCTGTACGTGCGGGCGGTGCTGGAGCAGTTCGAGTTCCCGGGCACCGACCCGGCGGTGCGGGCGCGACTGGAGGGCGAACTCGCCGCGCTCGGCCCGGCACCGCTGCACGCGCGGCTGCGTGCGGCCGACCCGGTGGCGGCCGAGAGCATCCTGCCCGGCAACGGCCGGCGGATCGTCCGCGCACTGGAGGTGATCGAGCTGACCGGCGGACCGTTCACCGCCGCGCTGCCGCAGCCCACCCCGCACTATCCGGCGGTGCAGATCGGGGTCGACCTGGACACTGCGCTGCTCGACGAGCGGATCGCGACGCGGGTCGACCGGATGTGGGCCGACGGGCTGGTCGCCGAGACCCGCGAGCTGGTCGGCCACGGCCTGCCCGAGGGGCGTACGGCCAGCCGGGCGCTCGGCTACCAGCAGGTGCTGCGCTTCCTGGCCGGCGAGCTGACCGAGGAGCAGGCGTACGACGAGACCATCCGGGCCACCCGCCGCTTCGTCCGCCGCCAACGCTCCTGGTTTCGGCGCGATCCGCGGGTGCACTGGCTGGACTCGGCCGACCCGGGACTGGTCGAGGCCGCCCTGCGGATACTCGGTGACGCTGCGCGATGA
- a CDS encoding DUF349 domain-containing protein: MSDWTAFGRVDADGTVYVKTAEGERVVGSWQAGAPEEGLAHFARRFADLVTEVDLTEARLNSGAAEPNHSLSSIRRLRASLAEAHVVGDIDALATRLDKLAAVAEEKAGEAKAAKEAARIEALARKTALVEEAEKLAAESTGWKTAGDRLKEILDEWKTIRGVDKKTDGELWKRFAAARDGFTRRRGAHFASLDAQRKQAQTVKEELVAEAEKIKDSTEWASTANQLKNLMTQWKAAPRASKEAEQRLWERFRAAQDAFFTRRSEVFSARDNEQRANLERKQALLAEAEALDVDGDPKGAQAKLREIQAQWHEAGRVPREAAAGLDRRLRAVDDKVREVMDSAWRRTTREDNPLLAQMRAQVAEAEERLTRAQAAGDARRIKEAEQALASKRQFLQLAEQAG; this comes from the coding sequence ATGAGCGACTGGACTGCCTTCGGACGGGTGGACGCGGACGGCACCGTTTACGTCAAGACCGCCGAGGGCGAGCGGGTGGTCGGATCCTGGCAGGCGGGAGCACCTGAGGAGGGGCTGGCCCATTTTGCCCGCCGCTTTGCCGACCTGGTGACCGAGGTGGATCTGACCGAGGCGCGGCTCAACTCGGGCGCGGCGGAACCCAACCACTCGCTGAGCAGCATCCGTCGGCTACGCGCCTCGCTCGCCGAGGCGCATGTGGTCGGCGACATCGACGCGCTGGCCACCCGGCTCGACAAGCTCGCCGCGGTCGCCGAGGAGAAGGCCGGTGAGGCCAAGGCCGCCAAGGAGGCCGCCCGCATCGAGGCGCTCGCCCGCAAGACGGCCCTGGTGGAGGAGGCGGAGAAGCTGGCCGCCGAGTCGACCGGCTGGAAGACCGCCGGTGACCGGCTGAAGGAGATCCTCGACGAGTGGAAGACCATCCGGGGGGTCGACAAGAAGACCGACGGTGAGCTGTGGAAGCGGTTCGCCGCTGCCCGCGACGGGTTCACCCGCCGCCGGGGCGCTCACTTCGCCTCGCTGGACGCGCAGCGCAAGCAAGCGCAGACGGTCAAGGAGGAACTGGTCGCCGAGGCCGAGAAAATCAAGGACTCGACGGAGTGGGCCAGCACGGCCAACCAGCTGAAGAACCTGATGACCCAGTGGAAGGCTGCACCGCGCGCCTCGAAGGAGGCCGAGCAGCGGCTCTGGGAACGGTTCCGCGCCGCGCAGGACGCCTTCTTCACCCGCCGCAGCGAGGTCTTCTCCGCGCGCGACAACGAGCAGCGCGCCAACCTGGAGCGCAAGCAGGCGTTGCTCGCCGAGGCCGAGGCCCTCGACGTTGACGGCGACCCGAAGGGCGCCCAGGCCAAACTGCGGGAGATCCAGGCGCAGTGGCACGAGGCCGGCCGGGTGCCGCGCGAGGCCGCGGCCGGGCTGGACCGGCGGCTGCGCGCCGTCGACGACAAGGTCCGCGAGGTGATGGATTCGGCCTGGCGTCGCACCACCCGCGAGGACAACCCGCTGCTGGCCCAGATGCGGGCGCAGGTCGCGGAGGCCGAGGAGCGGTTGACCCGGGCCCAGGCTGCCGGCGACGCGCGGCGGATCAAGGAAGCCGAGCAGGCCCTCGCCTCGAAGCGGCAGTTCCTCCAGTTGGCCGAGCAGGCCGGCTGA
- a CDS encoding class III extradiol dioxygenase subunit B-like domain-containing protein: MPLVAAAVCPHPPLLVPEVAGAAAPELDELRAACASAVARLAVAGARSILVIGAGPGTVDLDPPYRGSFAPWGAPLEVRLTSHADEGRVDGEGRVDGEGRVDGTGRAVAGSAAGWRADERNGSARLPLSLLAGAWLLDRMPLAGADGTVRRMMTVGADESAENCAALGARLGSGQPWALLVMGDGSACRGEKAPGYADPRAEAYDEGVARALAQVDVDALLGLDPAVSAQLRVAGRAPWQVLAGAARAAGGDWRGELLYHAAPYGVAYLVASWERS; the protein is encoded by the coding sequence GTGCCACTGGTCGCCGCCGCCGTCTGCCCCCATCCGCCGCTGCTCGTGCCCGAGGTGGCCGGTGCCGCCGCACCTGAACTGGACGAGTTGCGTGCCGCCTGTGCCAGCGCCGTGGCCCGGCTGGCGGTCGCTGGTGCCCGGAGCATCCTGGTGATCGGTGCCGGCCCCGGCACCGTCGATCTCGACCCCCCGTACCGGGGTAGCTTCGCCCCCTGGGGAGCGCCGCTGGAGGTGCGCCTCACCAGCCACGCCGACGAAGGCCGGGTCGACGGCGAAGGCCGGGTCGACGGCGAAGGCCGGGTCGACGGCACGGGTCGGGCCGTGGCCGGCAGCGCCGCCGGGTGGCGGGCCGACGAGCGCAACGGCAGCGCCCGGCTCCCGCTCAGCCTGCTGGCCGGTGCCTGGCTGCTGGACCGGATGCCGCTGGCCGGGGCGGACGGGACGGTCCGTCGGATGATGACCGTGGGCGCCGACGAGTCGGCCGAGAACTGCGCCGCCCTCGGCGCCCGGCTCGGCTCGGGGCAGCCGTGGGCGCTGCTGGTGATGGGCGACGGGTCGGCGTGCCGGGGAGAAAAGGCACCCGGCTACGCCGATCCGCGCGCCGAGGCGTACGACGAAGGGGTGGCCCGGGCCCTGGCCCAGGTGGACGTCGACGCCCTGCTCGGCCTGGACCCGGCGGTCTCGGCGCAGCTGCGGGTCGCCGGCCGGGCGCCCTGGCAGGTGCTCGCCGGTGCCGCCCGGGCGGCGGGCGGCGACTGGCGCGGTGAACTGCTCTACCACGCGGCGCCCTACGGCGTGGCCTACCTCGTGGCGAGCTGGGAGCGGTCGTGA
- the dapF gene encoding diaminopimelate epimerase, with amino-acid sequence MEFTKGHGTGNDFVILPDPDGALDLTPDLVAAICDRRRGLGGDGVLRVVRAAKHPDGAALADSAEWFMDYWNSDGSFAEMCGNGARVFVRYLLDTGLAAPAGGALPVATRAGLVRARVDGEAIAVEMRRPRRYATSTAALGGLTLPGTAVDVGNPHLVCPLPAGLDLAGLDLTRAPNFDPALFPSGVNVEFTVPGGPVDGVDAHVLMRVYERGSAETLSCGTGACAVAAVALHDADQETGTVAVDVPGGRLTVTLNDDSCWLSGPATLVATGTLTLP; translated from the coding sequence GTGGAGTTCACCAAGGGACACGGCACCGGCAACGACTTCGTGATCCTGCCCGACCCGGACGGCGCGCTCGACCTGACGCCCGACCTGGTGGCAGCGATCTGCGACCGGCGGCGGGGGCTTGGCGGCGACGGCGTGTTGCGGGTGGTCCGGGCGGCCAAACACCCCGACGGCGCCGCGCTGGCCGACTCGGCGGAGTGGTTCATGGACTACTGGAACTCCGACGGATCCTTCGCCGAGATGTGCGGCAACGGTGCCCGGGTCTTCGTCCGGTACCTGCTGGACACCGGGCTGGCCGCGCCGGCCGGCGGGGCGTTGCCGGTGGCGACCCGGGCCGGACTGGTCCGCGCCCGGGTCGACGGCGAGGCCATCGCCGTCGAGATGCGCCGTCCCCGGCGGTACGCGACCTCGACCGCCGCCCTGGGCGGGCTGACCCTGCCGGGCACCGCGGTCGACGTCGGCAACCCCCACCTTGTCTGTCCGCTGCCGGCCGGGCTGGACCTGGCCGGGCTGGACCTGACCCGGGCACCCAACTTCGACCCGGCGCTCTTCCCGTCCGGGGTGAACGTCGAGTTCACCGTGCCCGGCGGCCCGGTCGACGGCGTCGACGCGCATGTGCTGATGCGGGTCTACGAGCGCGGTTCCGCCGAAACCCTGTCCTGCGGCACCGGTGCCTGTGCGGTCGCTGCCGTGGCGCTGCACGACGCCGACCAGGAGACCGGCACGGTAGCCGTCGACGTCCCCGGCGGACGCCTCACCGTCACCCTCAACGACGACTCCTGCTGGCTCTCCGGCCCCGCCACCCTGGTCGCCACCGGCACCCTAACCCTCCCCTAA